Proteins encoded by one window of Paenibacillus sp. DCT19:
- a CDS encoding glycoside hydrolase N-terminal domain-containing protein codes for MNSNKVWFDQPADIWEEAFPIGNGTLGGMVFGKTHMERVQLNEDSLWYGGPMERNNPLTLESLEKIRSLVFAGEIRKAEELAAVALVGVPDGQRHYEPLGDLYIAMNHGEAEASHYERHLDLDQGTVCVEYSAGEVKHRREYFASFPDQVMAIRLTASVPGELSFSTLFGRGTVLKPNQWSDTLRHPVGFQAYLDRIEQSGSQDVVIRGRSGGEDGVRFCCAIRIVPVGGQVQYASGQLSLTNATAATVLIAACTDFRFTKEELVDECIRRLDAATAKSYDQLRLDHVKDYQLLFKRMDINLAGEGDNSTSATLPMNQRLEQLRTGETTLSW; via the coding sequence ATGAATTCGAACAAAGTCTGGTTTGATCAACCTGCTGATATATGGGAAGAGGCTTTCCCTATAGGAAACGGTACCTTGGGTGGAATGGTTTTTGGGAAGACACATATGGAACGGGTTCAGTTAAACGAAGATAGCCTATGGTATGGTGGACCCATGGAGCGGAACAATCCGCTAACCCTTGAATCACTGGAAAAGATACGAAGTCTCGTTTTTGCTGGGGAGATACGTAAAGCAGAGGAACTCGCAGCGGTTGCTTTGGTAGGTGTACCTGATGGACAGCGGCATTATGAGCCATTAGGCGATCTATACATCGCAATGAACCATGGCGAGGCTGAGGCGTCTCATTATGAAAGGCATCTTGATCTTGACCAAGGTACGGTATGCGTTGAATACTCGGCTGGTGAGGTGAAACATCGGCGTGAATACTTTGCAAGTTTTCCTGATCAGGTCATGGCTATCCGTCTAACCGCAAGTGTCCCGGGTGAACTGTCTTTCTCCACCTTGTTCGGTAGAGGAACCGTGCTGAAGCCAAATCAATGGTCGGATACGTTGAGACATCCCGTTGGTTTTCAGGCGTATCTGGATCGAATTGAACAGAGTGGTAGTCAAGATGTAGTCATCCGCGGTAGAAGTGGCGGGGAAGACGGTGTGCGATTCTGCTGTGCCATTCGGATCGTGCCGGTGGGTGGACAGGTTCAATATGCGAGCGGCCAGCTTTCTCTCACCAATGCAACCGCGGCAACCGTTCTAATCGCAGCCTGCACAGACTTTCGCTTTACGAAGGAAGAACTGGTAGACGAGTGTATTCGCAGACTAGATGCAGCCACGGCCAAATCATATGACCAGTTGCGCTTAGACCATGTTAAGGATTATCAATTGTTGTTCAAACGGATGGATATCAACCTTGCAGGTGAGGGAGATAACTCGACCTCTGCCACACTTCCAATGAATCAGCGGTTGGAACAACTTAGAACAGGGGAGACGACCCTGAGCTGGTGA